From Microtus ochrogaster isolate Prairie Vole_2 chromosome 17, MicOch1.0, whole genome shotgun sequence:
accatgtctggctggagTTAGACATTTTAAACACCAGGTTCCTCAGAAGTGAAGGCTGTAAAGTTTTAAGTGTTGTTAATAATCCTTATACTGTTGACTTCTTAGCATCCTTTGTTCAAGAAGATCTGTGTTAGCAAGAAAGACGTCTTTAGAGTTCCTACGCTCTGGAGCTGCTGTGGTGCGAATCCTCCACTCGGGTCTCAGCGCTTTACACCTAAGGGGCTGGGGCACAAGTGAGCGCTGTCAGTGGTAGGCTGGGTTTCTAGTCTTTCCATTTTGTGCccgatgtattttttttaaatacattttacttactatgtatacagtgtcctaCCTGCACGCATGCTTGCACACcacaccagatctcagtacagatgctgtgagccaccctgtggttgctgggaactgaactcaggaccccggaagagcagccagtgctgagccgtctctccagccccactgtatTTGTTGATCTCACCAAGAAAGGTGAACTTTGAGCATCTGTATAAATGCTGTTTACAAATACTTAGATTTGAAAGAAAACTTGAGATCATCGGTGTAATTTCATCTAATATGAAGAATAATCACTGTACTCGATGCACTAGTAATTGTGTGAACAACAGAAACGGTCTGCAGAGCAGGCAGTGCCATCCTAACGAACCTCACACACTGGAACTACATGACTTGAAGTGGTGAAGCGTCAGAGACACACTGGAGCCTTACGTATGGTTTTACGTATGAGTTTTAAGTGGAACCaaatcaaaatacttttttttctagaatcagaaaaaacaaaatgaaatctaaGGACAGAGACTTCGAGAAAGTAGTTCTTTGCACGGTTCACGATCTCACCTTATGCACTTGCTTCCAGAATCGCATGCGTGAGTGCACCCAGTGTGTATCAGAAGCTCCGGGAGCTGCATGGGGAGGGCATCTCTGTCTACATCTTTGAGTACGACAAAAGATTCGCCATATATGGGGAAGAATTTGTCTTCTATGATTACAACAACCCACTGGACTTACCCGCAAGAATTGCCGAGCACAGTTTTGACATTGTGGTTGCGGATCCTCCTTACCTGTCTGAGGAATGTCTCAGAAAGACATCTGAAACAATCCGGTACCTGACTCGGGGCAAGGTTCTGCTGTGCACAGGTGGGTGCTGCCGTCACATCCTGTAAGAGCCCCTTTAAAGGTTGGCAGAGATCTCAGAACTGAATCCCCAATCTGCCACTTAACTACATGACCACAACCAAGTTAAGTGGCCTCCCTTGCCCAAGGGCACTGTTGTGAATTGAGTGAGTGATGTGTTTAACATGGTCTGACTCATGTACATGGGACACATGTTAGCTATTCTTTTTAGAAGCCACCACCATGAACACAGACATGCACTACACACATAGGACATTTCTGcagcacacaacacatacatacacacaatgaagaGAAGTGGAAAAAGTAGGCACTTTGCAAACATGTTAGAAGAAGTAAAAAGGAATATAAAGACTTTAtcctgggactagagagatggctcagcagttaagagcactgactgctctgttagaggatccgggttcaattcctagcacccacaaggcagctcacacctgtctgtaactacagttccagggcttctgacaccctcacaaagacatacaagcaaaacaccaatacacataaaataaataaaatactatatcCTGTGTGCAGTGGGATTGTCCCCTGCCTGCATGTGAAGTGGGGTTGGGGTCTCCATCTAGAACCCAGCTGTAGGGGTGCATTTGACTCTTAGCTCACTTGGTTTGTTCTTTGCAGGAGCCAtcatggaagagcaggcagctcAGCTCCTAGATGTTAAAATGTGCAAGTTTATTCCAGAACATTCCCGAAATTTGGCCAATGAGTTCCGCTGTTATGCAAACTATGATTCTGGTCTGGACTGTGAAACCTAAATTCACATGGCAACATATGACAATAAAGGACTCCAAGGAACACGTCAATTTCCCAATTTATTCTCTTTCTGTTGAAACGTGGCCTTCCCCTCCTGCTGCTCTGGACTGGGACTCTCCTggcttaattttcaaaataaaacttctcaTTGCTGTTTCTATAATGAGGTTgaggttcttttttaattttttaatttattgtgtacacaatattctgtctgtgtgtagcctgcaggccataagagagcaccatacctcattacagatggttgtgagccaccatgtggttgctgggaattgaactcaggacctttaggaagagtaagcagtgctcttaacctctgagccatctctccagcctgaggttGAGATTCTTATACAAACCCAGGTCTGTGGACTTAGAGTAGGGGGAGATGTTAAAAGCTGTCTGATTGTTCAACATCTATGAAAATAGAACAGGCCTCCTGAATGGCACAGAACCTTGGCCTCTGCTCGAAGCTTCAATAAAATGGGCAGCTTTTGCCTGCCCAAAGGACTAGGAGCACTGCTCTGGCAGCTGCTTGGAGACCTAACCTGCCTCCATGGAGTAAGCTGATGATCCAAGCAACCAGTATTCCAGCTCCTGGGTTCAACCTCCCCTTCAGCTCTGAGAGCCCTGATAAAACAGCATAAAGCTCAGCTCAGCACCTCACTCCAAACTGAAAGGGGATGGCGGTCCAAGCCAGACTCCATAACCACGCaacagagctgggggagggtgcTGGATCCTTAAGTCTGTTTACATCCATTTATTACCCGGAAGTCACACAGCAATCAAGGGACAACTGTCAGGTAGAAGGTGGCacctgcctgcaatcccagcactggggaggttgaggcaggagggacaTTAGTTTGGGGCCAGCCCGAgtctctctctccaaaccatgGATAGGTAGCATTTGGAGAGGTCTTGAGGAGCGTCGTGCTGAGGAGAACAGCGGCTCCAAAGCCCACACTGCCTGTTTCCAGTCATGATATTTGAAAATGGAGATGAGCATAGCGATGACAGGGCTCAGATGGGACATGGCAAGAAGGCTGAGTGTGGCCACAAAGGGATGTGCTGTCCTTTCCTGTGGCAGCAGTGTCACAGATCTGCATGGTGAATCTGGCTGGCTTCAAATGGCATCCCAGGACGGTCATTGCCATTTTCCTGGCTGTGCATCAGACTACAGTTACCAACATGCCCCAGTCAGGGTGCGAGGTGGCAGGTCCTCCCTATCTAGAAATGAGTTCACCTGGACCATAGAAGGATTTCTGgtggttagataaaagccagcgtTCCTCAGAAACTTTCCATCCCCAAAAGGAGTCTTTGCCCCGGCTACTTATCCTCATCATCCACCCCAGCTCCCTCACTGTCTCCTACTCGCACGGTGCTCGCTCACTGGGCTCCGTCTCGCTGTCTGCactgctctctcccctccctagCCCTGGCCATGCTGTCTGCTTTCCTGCTGTCTTTTCTGGGCATCTTGCCAGCTCCACGattctctcctgctctcctgctTCCCTGTGCCTTCCCTCCAGGTCcagtctgccttccttcctgtgctCTGAACTCGTCCAGGGGCCTctgcatattttctctctctttcccataaTAAAAACCTTTTCCCCTGGTGGAGCAGTCAGGTCGGCAGTTTCTGTACCACACCCCTCACAGGAAACAAGAGTAAGTGCATAAGGTTCCTCcagtggcttggtaacttttgaGACCTGCAATcatgtcaaaatttaaaaaaaaaaaaaaatccacctgtctctctggAAAACGATGACTGGCTTTGACCAAAAGACTGTCAGCTGGCCAACCCAAGTCACTCGTTCCATCCCTACCATCACGCAGGAATTCTCCAGTGGAAGTCGCTAGCCCTTGACTTGGACAGCATCTGTAGCGGGGGAGAAATGATCCCGGTGGTTGAAcatttgtgctggctagttttatgccaatttGAGACAAGGTATAGTCATCAGAAGCAGGagccttgattgagaaaatgcctccataagatcaggctgtaggcaaatctgtagggcattctcttaattagtgatcaataggggaggtcccagcccattgCGGGTGGTGCcaccctaggctggtggtcctgggttctataagaaagcaggctgatcaagccgtggggagcaagccagtaagcagcacccctccatggcctctgcattagctccttcctccaggttcctgccctgtttgggatcctgtcctgacttccttcaatgataaagAGCAACAGGCaatataagccaaacaaaccctttctcaccaagttgcttttggtcatgatgtttcatcccagcaatagtgaccctaagaTAGTACCAGTGAAGATGAACTTGTTACTACAGGCAAAATCCAGCCTGTCCTGGCCAATCCAGAGTCAGGGCCAGGGACAAGAGTCCATTCTTGGAGACCAGGAGAGaactccttcttcttccttagaCCTTGGCCGTCACACTCCCCAACAGGACGGCGTTGCTCTAAGTGCTTCTGTGAGACACCTGGCACATGCGGCACGTTTTAAACAACAGCCCTTACCTTATTGTTTCCGTGTGGATCAATCTGCCACAAATTCCTTAGGCCAGAAACAGACATTGACAAAGTATGTGTAGAAATGAAACGGTCAGCTTAGGAACTGTGGAAATCAGAAAGAAGCTGTCCTGTAGGCTGCAGCTACTCTGGGAAAGAGACGGGACACAACTTAGCTCGTCAGAACCATTAGGCCTACAGAACCATGTCAAAGGTTTGGGCTTTTCCCCCATTTTGGAGATTGAAGCCAGGGCCCCCTGCATGTAAGGCAAGTGCTGTACCAGATGAGCTGTCCCCAGCCCTGTAACAGGCTCCTTTAAGAAGCAGCCAACCTACTTGATGGCTTTGGGACTCTTGCTGTTGCCTCAGTGGTGATAACTCTGTGTTCACACGTGACCCATTTCTGAACCTCACAAAGGCCTGCAGCTGTTTCTCGGCTCTTGGAACACTCGTTGGGTGCATTCCTGTCTAACCAAGTAGAGGTGCTTGGGTTAAATTTGAGCAGGCTGGCCCAGGAGGCATCTCTGTCCTCTCCCTCGGCCCACATCACAACAACAAACAGACCAAGCAGCACAGATGCTCAGAGCAGTAAGCCGCTCACACTTCATATGCGGCTTGAACGGGaagtgtcccccacaggctcgtgtgtttgaactctcggtccccagctggtggcgctgCTTTGGGAGGTTGTGGATCCTGCATCCTAGCTAGCATCAGTGAGTCACCAGGTGTGAGCCGTGACAGTGTCCTGTCAGGAGATGTGACCTACTGCCTGAGAGCTCTATTAACTGTGAGGGCTGTACCCTCTGAATGTGAGCCACACTAGGTGTCCCACGGATGAGACAAGGAACGCACCCTCAGAGGACCATCCCCGAGGAGGGAGAATCTAAATGTTCCTTGTGGGATGCCGACTGGATGTCTGAAGTGATGGGGAGCCCACTGCAAGAGCAACTGAAACACATGGGGACTTAGGAACAAATCTGTCCCCTTGTCTGTCCCCTTCACTTCTAAAGTCAGAGCTTGATCCAGTTACTAAGAAGCATcctattggggctggagagatggttcagaggttctggctgctctttcttccagaggccctgagttcaattcccagtaaacacatggtggctcacaaccgtctgtaatgaggtctggtctcctcttctggcatgcaagcatacatgcaggtagaacactggaTACATATTaagtaaatcttaagaaaaaaatattgtgttaAGTTTTTACCTTCGCATTGatgagaaaataaactaaaagtttGTGTAATTGACCCCTAAACGTGCAATTGCTGGTATTAGCCCGAAGTTGTTTGGTTTGGAGCACTGTTGTTCGGAGACAATGTGTCACCTGGTGTATCTGATAAGCCCGGCTCTCTGGGAACAGAACTGTCTCCTGGCAGAGGGTCCAAGGATGCACTCACTCTCCAGTCCtcgaggctggatgtctcagctgcgCTTGGGCATCCACGTGAATCCTGAAAAAGCAGGCTCTACGACTAGTGAAGGGATGCTTCTGCTTTAGGGTAGACGAACTGACCAGTGAGattgagggcaagcaggcaaaaaactAAAGCTTGTCTTTTGTGACCTTTATATaacctttatataggctgccagcagaaggtgtagcCCAGAGTTAGGGGGGTTGTCCAACCACAAAAGATCTGGGTCTTctacctcaaatgatccaattgACTAAAAATTCACAGGCCTGACTAGCTCCTTGGGTGttcagttaattccagatatagtcaaggtGACCACCAAGAGTAGCCACAGGTGGCCCAGATGGGCCTGAAATACTTGACACTCCTAAGGCTCCCcagagctggtgttacaggcatgcaccatacACCTCATCAGAATGGTTTCTGATTGCTGTTCCAAATGATTACAGTTTTACAAAACAAGTGTACAGTAAAAATACACTGATCTGCCATGTGTTggggctcacatctgtaatctcagcagttggAGGGGCCATGGGAAGTTTGAGGTAGCCTGGGTTACACTGTGATTTCCAGGTTAGCTAGGGCTAGAGAGAGATGGTGTCTCAAAAAAAcgaaagggggctggaggtgaACAAAgatttgggtgtggtggcagaggTCTACAGTCCCAGCATTTGAGTGGCAGaaagagcaggagttcaaggtcatcttcagctgagtaaattctaggccagcctgggctacaggaaacccagtcacaataaaacaaacaaacaaacaaacaaacaacaaagaaaaacccacaaaaacaaacaaatcatctGGCGCGCAGAAGGCACGGcatccttgtgctcacagataaactCTGGGAACCTGGAATattaaacacacagggttgttCCTTCAAACACCTGGGAGCAGGTGTGGTTAATAGCCTGTTGACCTCTGTGCTTTCTGTGTGGCTGAGACCACATGGGCTCCTCCCCCAGATCCTCAAAGTGAGCTTGTTTCTCCCAGAGAGTGTACAGACCCCGTCTTTATGGAAAGTGTCGCACACAGTCAGCCTACAGACCCCGTCTTTATGGAAAGTGTTGCACACAGTCAGCCTACAGACCCCGTCTTTATGGAAAGTGTTGCACACAGTCANNNNNNNNNNNNNNNNNNNNNNNNNNNNNNNNNNNNNNNNNNNNNNNNNNNNNNNNNNNNNNNNNNNNNNNNNNNNNNNNNNNNNNNNNNNNNNNNNNNNCAGACCCCGTCTTTATGGAAAGTGTTGCACACAGTCAGCCTACAGACCCCGTCTTTATGGAAAGTGTTGCACACAGTCAGCCTACAGACCCCGTCACgtgtactttacaaagagtttcaatGTAGTCATGGCCGATCTTTATTTGGTGCTTTGTTGCACACGGGACcgagttaattatcaccaggaaactTTCCACCAAATTGTTCTATGCTTAATTAtgatgcctaaaataaactacgTAGGGTCAGACTCCAGAAGTTTGAACCAGCACCAGATAGTCATGTTGAACTGGATTGCTCTCGTGCCCCTCCTCTGCTGGCCTTGGTAGTCAGGAGATTGTATTCCAGCAACCCCCAACCTTGGCTAACACAAACTCTACATATAtttcttgttgttattattgtttttggtttttcaagtcagggtttctttgcaaagccctggctgtcctggaactcactttgtaaaccaggctggcctcgaactcacagagatccacctgcctctgcctctttggtGCTGATGCCCTGAGCAAAAATAAGCTTTCTGCTTGAAGCTGGTTTTGCTGAGACATTTTAACACAGCACAGAACTATGGCTAACATGGCGCTGCAGCATTTCCCAGATGAGGGAAGCAGCCCAAAAGGAGCTGGCACACGGCAGCGCCATCCTCCTCAGGCAGCTTTTGTCTTAGTCTGAGAAAGAGACTGTGTCTTGTCTTCAGCTGTTGCCTGGGAGCGTGGTGATAGGAACTGAGCACATACTAAGAGATACTATGTCAGCTTCCTACTGCTAGAGCACAGTGCCTGAGAGAATTATTAGGGAAGAGGTGCCGTTGGACTCATGGTTCTGAAGGTTCCAACTTCAGAAGGTCCTAGGGACTCATTGTTTTGGGTCCTTGGTAAGTTTGCCAGAGGTTGGCACCGAGGAGCATTCGACAGGCAAATGGGTGCAGGGTAAGTGTGTGAAATGGGTCCCACTGTGCACATACCCAGTGGCCTAAGGACCTCCTGACGCCTATGTTTTCCAGGAAGTGAGTCAGGAGAGGGTGTGGTCACTGGTAGAGATCCTACTTAGAATGTCCCAGGGCCTGGGCTCCTCCCAACACTCCGAACAAGTTCACCAAAGCAAAATCTGGGAAGAAATGAACCACACACAGCCAACACATGCTTCAGCTTCCACTGTTTTAGGGAATTTTTTTGAACTTTTACAAACGTGCTCAGGGGCAGACTTTCCCCTTAAATGAGAGTAAGGAGTTAGCTCACAGTTTAAAGCCCGGAGTACTCTGGATTCTAggccctcccttttcctccttagGCTTGGCTTGATCCAAAAGCCCATAAAACTGAGCCCTTGTGTGCTTGGAGCTCCCTGAGAACCGGCTAAGATGTCACGTTCCACCTCCTGCCATGAATCGAGACCAATGGTTTTCAAAAGTGGAAGAATCACACCAAAGAATTAAATTGCTAGAAAGTTGAGACCATCCATATGCTCAGAAACAGAGGAGAGTTTGGTTTCAGGAACCAGGAGGCCCctcaaatccccccccccctctctctgtggaCCTGAGAGGTCTTCCGGTACAGTTTGGGAGCATCCATTTCACCTGGGCGAACCCTGGCTACAGGCTGAACTCAGAGACAGGGCACAGGGTCAGCTAAAAGAAGGTCATGTGAGCACACAATTACGCGCTCAAGAACCATACTGGAGAAAACTGGATGCTTATGATTTCCTTGTATGTCgaggaagttttaaaaataacaggcTTGCTCTAAATTACTAATATGAAAATAGTTTCTGCCTCTATTCAAAATAGCCGTAGGTATGTAGTGTCTactttgaaaaatacaaatatatttaaagctCATGAAGCTGTGCCTTGGGAAAAAGTGGGCAGCGGCACGGGTGGGGAACGACGTGGAGGACAGATGCaggaagctgggtagtggtgggcAGTCCCCGGCATCAGCGCCCAGCTGGCCTGTCGTTGGGCCCGAGGAGCAGCTTGGCTCCTGGCTTGTCCATGCTGGAGTTGGCGCTGTCCGAGGCTTTATCTGGCTCGGGTACGCAGGTGCAGCCCACCGGGATTGTGACGTAGTGTTCGGCGTACACTGAGCGGCCTCCCGCACAGGCGGCGGTGCGGCGCAACACTACGGCCGGGGAGTAGACAGGTGCGCTGCGGTAGCGGAAGTCCTCCTCACCAAAGAGCCCGGTCAGGCAGCCTCGGCAGAGGCAGTAGGCTTCAGGCAGGTACCTCGGGAAGCGAGCAGGGTCGTACGAAATCCTGCCGATAGAGCGAAAGAGTGAGGGCTGCAGCAGAGGCACCAccgcgagttcaaggccagcttcggCTACATAGCAAGCCAGGACACACGAAGACTTGAGCAAGGCTGGGACTCACAACGCATCCAGCAGTTGGCATACTGGGAAGGCCTACCTGGAACAGACAGTTACACCACTATGCCGTGAGCCCAGACCTGGAAAAGGTGGCTCTATCATGGCACTTGACCTCTGTCATATTCGAGATGCTCGATGCATCCTTGATGCCTATAAAACTGCCCTGTgtcagagctggagggatggctcagctgtcaagagcactgactgcccttccaaaggacctgggttcaattcccagcacccacatggtgaatcacacagtctgtaactccagttccagtgaacTGGACACCCTGACagcctcacatagacacacatgcaggtaaaagtGCAGCACACAagtggagctgggtggtggtgcacaccatgaGACACAGGAAACGCTcttgtgaggccagcctggtctacagagtgagttccaggccagccagaactgtcacacaaagaaactctcaaaaaagcaaacaaatccacaaacaaaagtaaaaaacaccaagtatatatataatagattatttttaaaaaagaaaaaactcttctCCTGGTACCACACGCAAGTGGCCACAGTATCCTCCTAGGCTGTCCTGTCTGCCCTGAGGGGCCATCTCTCGATTCCAGCTCCAGGCCTGCCAGGCTCTGCAGCCCGGATGCTTCAGGTCCCAGCCCCTGCAGACAGCCGCACCTGTGCAGAAGGCTACGCTGTGCTCCCTGAGTTAAAGCAGCAGCGGGGGACGAGAGTGCTGCCAGGAGGGCTGGCTGGggtatttgaaaagcaaaaataatcttaaattccATCACTTCGATTTATCTCCAAGTTTCAATTCAGATGCCAAATGTAAACATCTCCAGGACAGCCTGTGGCCAAATCCTAGGGGAGGCCATAGGTCAgctacatcaggtggctcacttGGAGACAAAACAAGCCCAGGATAGCCAGCAGTCACCTACGCAGCTGCAGAGGGTCATGGGCAGAATCCAGGACACCGCTCATGAGACTTCTGTGTGCCGACATCCATGCCCATAATCTGTGCATCTAGAACACAGGCTTTCCCTTATGGGTCTGCTCTCTCTAGAGACCCTCATGTCCATTAAATCTGAGCCCTGACCTTGCTAACCTGTCCAGCAGCAGACACACCTGAAGACCTACTATGTGCTGGCATGGGACGCACCAAAGAGTAGCCTGAGCCTAGtgaagagagcagaagagaaggagagggatggGCTTGGAGATCTTTCTGTTCCTGGGTGGGCAGGAAGGTCACAGACCACACCATCCCTGCAGAGAGTGGTGCCAACCCCGGGCCATGCTTTCTCCTCCATCCCTAATATAATGAGGGCACTTGCCAACAAAATACCTCCCTTTGACAGGACATTCAGAGCGCCCATGTCAAGGAGGGGAACTGGTCTGCAGAAAGAAGGTGAGATTTGGGGGCCAGAAAGGTCTCCTGGGCATGGAACCTTTCACCTCCCCTCTCACGCTGTTCTAGGGAGCAGAGAAATGGCCGGGGAGAAAGCTCATAACTGGGTGGAGAGATAAAGGCAGATACTTCTAAAGCAAATACACGGATTGTGCCCATTTGTGCTTCCCGCCAACACAAGGTAGGTGAAAAATCTGCTTTTAAGTTTGTTtcaaggttggagagatgactcagaggttaagaaaactggcgactcttccagaggacccaggttcaattcccagcacctatatggcagcttacaactgtctgtaaatccaagatctgataccctcacagaggtaaacatgcaggcaaaataccaatgcagataataataataataataataataataataaagttttttattactgtttgctCACTTCTGACATAGGGTTTGGGAGCAGAATAGACCTATCTCCCCCTCTCTTCGGACACTCCCTTTCACCAAACATTTGAAGGGAAAGGAGTCCTAAATAGCTAGACGCATGTCTCCAATTATTTTCAGCATTTATCCAACTCCTATCTGAGTTCTATTTCGGGCAGAACACCTGTGCCCAGCAGAGACATGCGATAGAAAGAGCACAAATAGACGGGAATGACTGGCCCAGATCAAAGGGTCGAAAGAGCATGTGGAGTGGGGGTCAAGGTGAGAGCTGGGAGTGTGGCGGGGGTAGAGCACAAGCTGAGAGGCCGGAGTGGCGAGTGATGCCCGGGCCAGGCAGgaccatgggcaccaggcactgaGACCATAGCCAAGTCCCGTGGAGGGTCTGGGAAAATTCCTCAGGGACCTGGAAGATGTGGTTACAGTACAGGCTTCTCTAAGCCGCAGCAGAACGTAGCAGCACACACCAGGACCAGAGAAGAAGTAACTGTTGCAAAGGTCACAATGGCGGAAGCAGTGGTCTCAACacatgggtcatgacccctttggaggtcgcATATCaaacatcctgcatatcagatatttacattacaattcaaaacagtaacaaaattacagtgatgaagaagcaacaaaataattttatgtttgggggtcaccacaacatgaggaactgtattaaagggttgcagccttaggaaggttggaACCACTGGGTTTGGATGATAGGTATGAGGGTTAACACAGGGATGTTGGCTGGGCAGGGGGAAGGGGAATGAGCATGTGTAGGAGAGAATGATTGTGTGTAAGCACGCATGTGTGAAGAAAAGCATGGGTAGAGGTTGGGTGTGAGATGAATGTAAGAAtgttccagaggatctgtgtGTGGAGATTCAAGTGTGagcatatgtggtacacagacatgcttTCCTATCCACGACAGCTTTCTCTTTTACTCCTACTTTAAGCTACTCCTTTTCATGATGCTCGTCCAGGTTTTGAAGGGAAGCATCTCTTTGTCTTGAAGGCCCTGTTAACAACGGTTTTAGCATAATTTCCTTCCAAATGATTTCTCATCTCAAGATATGATAATGGTCCAGGACCCTTTCTCCTAATAAAGCTAATCCCTGCTGGTAATTATGTTTGAATGTGTGAACGTGTGGGACTGAgaatatatgtttgcatgtgggCTCACGTGTGTGGTGGCAGGCTAGGGATCTGGTGGGAGGCACAGGGTATATAACAGCCCTGGagccagagcagaggacaagacATTTAATCCCACAGCTCCTGGATGGGGAAAGAAGCCGGTTCGCCCAGGATCC
This genomic window contains:
- the Il17d gene encoding interleukin-17D, producing the protein MLGTLVWLLAVGFLLALAPGRAAGALRTGRRPVRPRDCADRPEELLEQLYGRLAAGVLSAFHHTLQLGPREQARNASCPAGGRPADRRFRPPTNLRSVSPWAYRISYDPARFPRYLPEAYCLCRGCLTGLFGEEDFRYRSAPVYSPAVVLRRTAACAGGRSVYAEHYVTIPVGCTCVPEPDKASDSANSSMDKPGAKLLLGPNDRPAGR
- the Eef1akmt1 gene encoding EEF1A lysine methyltransferase 1, producing the protein MSDSEDDDTPQLSSHALAALQEFYAEQKQSTNPGGGDKYNVGVIEENWQLSQFWYSQDTALRLAEEAIAAAGEGGRIACVSAPSVYQKLRELHGEGISVYIFEYDKRFAIYGEEFVFYDYNNPLDLPARIAEHSFDIVVADPPYLSEECLRKTSETIRYLTRGKVLLCTGAIMEEQAAQLLDVKMCKFIPEHSRNLANEFRCYANYDSGLDCET